The Tamandua tetradactyla isolate mTamTet1 chromosome 8, mTamTet1.pri, whole genome shotgun sequence genome includes a window with the following:
- the ACP2 gene encoding lysosomal acid phosphatase translates to MAGGQSGCGWAALLQLLLGVNLIALPPVQARSLRFVTLLYRHGDRSPVKTYPKDPYQEDKWPQGLGQLTKEGMLQHWELGQALRQRYHGFLNTSYQRQEVYVRSTDFDRTLMSAEANLAGLFPPAGMQRFHPNISWQPVPVHTVPVAEDRLLKFPLGPCPRYEQLQNETRQTAEYQKESVQNTQFLEMVANETGLADLTLETAWNIYDTLFCEQAHGLALPPWVSPHTMQRLRRLKDFSFRFLFGIYQQAEKARLQGGVLLAQIRKNLTLTATAPHLPKLLVYSAHDTTLVALQMALGVYNGEQAPYASCHLFELYQEDDGTFSVEMYFRNESHRAPWPLTLPGCPRRCPLQDFLHLTESVVPQDWQQECRLASGPADTDVVVALAVCGSILFLLVVLILTILFRAQAQPPGYRHVADGEDHP, encoded by the exons ATGGCGGGCGGGCAGTCTGGCTGCGGCTGGGCGGCTCTTCTCCAGCTCCTTCTTGGCGTAAACCTTATCGCCCTGCCGCCTGTGCAGGCCCGGAGTCTGCGCTTCGTTACCTTG CTGTACCGACATGGAGACCGGTCGCCCGTGAAGACATACCCCAAGGATCCATATCAGGAAGACAAGTGGCCCCAGGGGCTTGGTCAGCTAACTAAG GAGGGGATGCTGCAGCACTGGGAACTGGGTCAGGCTCTGCGGCAGCGCTACCACGGCTTTCTAAACACTTCTTACCAACGACAAGAG GTTTACGTGCGAAGCACAGACTTTGACCGCACCCTCATGAGTGCCGAAGCCAACTTGGCAGGCCTCTTCCCTCCTGCCGGGATGCAGCGCTTCCACCCAAACATCTCATGGCAGCCTGTCCCCGTCCACACGGTGCCCGTCGCTGAGGACAGG CTGCTGAAGTTCCCGCTGGGCCCGTGTCCCCGTTATGAGCAGCTGCAGAATGAGACCCGGCAGACGGCAGAGTATCAGAAGGAAAGCGTCCAGAACACA CAATTCCTGGAGATGGTGGCCAACGAGACGGGACTTGCAGACCTAACGCTGGAGACTGCATGGAATATCTACGACACGCTCTTCTGTGAG CAAGCCCATGGTCTGGCCCTGCCGCCGTGGGTCTCACCCCACACCATGCAGCGCCTGCGCCGGCTGAAGGACTTCAGCTTCCGCTTCCTCTTCGGGATCTACCAGCAGGCAGAGAAGGCCCGGCTTCAGGGCG GAGTCCTGCTGGCTCAGATACGCAAGAACCTCACCCTGACGGCCACCGCACCCCACCTCCCCAAGCTGCTGGTCTACTCTGCG CACGACACCACGCTGGTCGCTCTGCAGATGGCATTGGGTGTCTACAACGGGGAACAGGCCCCTTACGCCTCCTGCCACCTATTTGAGCTATACCAGGAGGACGATGG GACGTTCTCCGTGGAGATGTACTTTCGGAATGAGAGTCATAGGGCACCCTGGCCGCTGACCCTGCCCGGCTGCCCTCGCCGCTGCCCGCTGCAGGACTTCCTTCACCTCACCGAGTCTGTGGTGCCCCAGGACTGGCAGCAGGAGTGCCGGCTGGCGAGTGGCCCTGCAGACACAG ATGTGGTTGTGGCCTTGGCTGTGTGTGGCTCCATCCTCTTCCTCCTCGTTGTGCTGATCCTCACCATCCTCTTCCGGGCGCAGGCCCAGCCTCCTGGCTACCGCCACGTCGCTGATGGAGAGGACCATCCCTGA